The Methanobrevibacter thaueri DNA segment CCGTTATTTTTCTGGGGAATAGGAGTATTTAAAGACTTTTTAATGGCATATGTATTTGTTGATAAGTTTAGTGAGGATTATAGGGAACGCAAAATCCAAGAGGAAATGGAAAAATTAGGGAACTAGATTATGAAGGTAAATTTATTTGTTTCAAGAGATATTGAAGAGCCTCATGCGGACATTCACACCAATGAGCTAACAGACAATATCACAAAAGCAATGTCAATTCTGGAAAGTGATGACACCAATGAGATATTGGCTGTTAAGAACGGATCAGACATCACACTTTTGCAATTTGATGATGTGTTCATGCTTAGGGTGGAGAATAAGCAGGTCAAGGTTTATGCGGAAAACAATGAATATCTAATCAGAAAACCGTTGTATCAGGTTGAAGAGTCATTAAGCGGCGATTTTGTCCGCATTTCAAAGACCACTATTGTCAATCTGAAAAAGATCAAACGTGTCGCCCCTTCACTTAAGGGAATGATGTTCATTGAACTTAAAAACGGTTTGAAGGACAATATCTCTAGAAAATATTTGCCTGATTTTAAGAATGCTTTGGATTTATAGGTGATTAAATGAATGTTTCAGATATAATTAAAAGTTTATCAATGGGTGCTTTTGTAGGTTGTTTCATTGGCCTTTTGGTTGCAGTTTTCATTTCCTTCCAGGTGGGGCCTCAAAATATTAGCTTTTCAGGCACTGACATTGTTAACCTGTTCTTTGGATGTATCGTTGCAGG contains these protein-coding regions:
- a CDS encoding LytTR family DNA-binding domain-containing protein, whose amino-acid sequence is MKVNLFVSRDIEEPHADIHTNELTDNITKAMSILESDDTNEILAVKNGSDITLLQFDDVFMLRVENKQVKVYAENNEYLIRKPLYQVEESLSGDFVRISKTTIVNLKKIKRVAPSLKGMMFIELKNGLKDNISRKYLPDFKNALDL